The Paenibacillus beijingensis nucleotide sequence TAAGGTTCTAAAACATCTTTTTTACAATACTATAAACTTTATTTCGATGCTCTGGGTTGGATGATCTGTTTGAGTACTTTCTAAATTGTTTTTATAGAAAGTTCTCGCTGACCCATATCGCCCAAATAAGTTTTAGGTTCTTCTTCTGAAAATAAGACTTTAACAAATCTTCTCTCACAAAGAAGAACAAGGGCATCCAAACCGGATGCCCTTGTGATCTTTAATTGATATTTTTTTGAATGATCTTCTCCACGACGACGCAATCAATCCATTTTCCCTCGAGCTTGCTGTGTTTTTCATAAATGCCGACTTCCCGATATCCGCAAGAGATGCATAAACTTCGGCTGGCCGCGTTGAACTCTAATATCCGTGAAGTCAACTTCCAGTACCCAATGCGCTCCGCTTCTTCCGTTAATGCTTGAAGCAGTTTTTTTCCAATCCCTTTTCCTCGATAGCCGCGACGTATATAAATGGAAAATACTCCTACTCCTTTGTAGACATCGCGCGGGCTGTACGACGAGATTGAGGCCCAACCGATAAGATGATTATGTTCGCTATGTGCCGTTAGGATCGGAAAGCGTTCGCCTTGGCCCTTAATCCCATCGGTTATTTCTTCAACTATCTTCTGTTTCGTTTCAAATGTGGACGCCCGTTCGTCAATGCCCTGATTATAAATCTCCGTTATCGCTTCGGCATCCTCTAATTTTGCCTTTTTTATTAGGATGTTCATCGATTATATACCCCGCAGCAGTATAGGATTATGACTAACTATTTCGTTATTTTCCTGGGATTTCCTGCTGTTTGTTAGATCAATGTGTTCTAAATAATTTGTTTAGTTTGGAGATTGATCGAAAAGTTTGAAAACTGACCCAGAGGGGGCCAGTTTTATATTAGTACTTGCCGGACATATCGTAATGTGAACGTCCGCAAGTCGGAAGCTTAATGGAAAACCTTCTCCATCATCATAATGTCCACAAACTTCCCGTCTAAGATTCCCTGGTTTTGAAGCGTTCCGACTTCTCGGTAGGCCGCCCTTCTGTAAAGCCTCTGCCCCAAAGTATTGAAAGGAAACGTAAACAGGACAAGCTTATAAAAGCCATTCTCCTTCGCAAGATCCTCCGCATGCAGCAGAAGTTTCCGGCCGATGCCGCACCCCCGGTAATTCCGGTGAACGTAGACTGATATATCACCGACT carries:
- a CDS encoding arsinothricin resistance N-acetyltransferase ArsN1 family A — its product is MNILIKKAKLEDAEAITEIYNQGIDERASTFETKQKIVEEITDGIKGQGERFPILTAHSEHNHLIGWASISSYSPRDVYKGVGVFSIYIRRGYRGKGIGKKLLQALTEEAERIGYWKLTSRILEFNAASRSLCISCGYREVGIYEKHSKLEGKWIDCVVVEKIIQKNIN